A single Botrytis cinerea B05.10 chromosome 1, complete sequence DNA region contains:
- the Bcatp11 gene encoding Bcatp11: protein MAIIRSPAIRRIISGAPPYLRASQKRWAQVHDVRFLATQQSDRVLEKYKEKLEQKAKEEGLRDANELKEAYKSKIEEMKRKATVAIPTPTNAPPTPPPSPTTSSPFPAPPPPPQTPAEKAPSSTPGLKTLSSYLDLEKVRTLSQEKIEALWRFRHASEARSLCAVIPLDTYKTIEKTAKAFPHFILPLPKEGQGAEIHFLQWTFPAENTVAVLFTHLAEYKLRGEYSQPHTTITHHLELEKDKGLVLLQGQVVEGRGVSVDEAKWLVMCLQKFYGPVGEKSDRRRLLEMFGRGDPAFKLEDLVEEAEKII from the exons ATGGCAATCATTCGTTCTCCAGCGATCCGTCGCATAATCTCTGGTGCGCCCCCCTATCTGCGAGCTTCGCAAAAGAGATGGGCACAAGTTCATGATGTCCGGTTCTTGGCCACTCAGCAATCAGACAGAGTGCTGGAAAAGTACAAGGAGAAGCTTgaacaaaaagcaaaaga GGAAGGTCTGCGAGACGCCAATGAACTGAAAGAAGCatacaaatccaaaatcgAAGAGATGAAAAGGAAAGCCACCGTTGCTATTCCTACTCCTACGAATGCCCCTCCCACCCCACCACCCTCCCCGACTACTTCGTCACCTTTTCCTGCACCTCCGCCACCGCCTCAAACTCCGGCCGAGAAGGCGCCTTCTTCAACCCCTGGGCTAAAGACTTTATCCTCTTACCTTGATCTCGAGAAAGTCCGCACATTATCacaagaaaagattgaagcTCTCTGGCGATTCCGACATGCCAGCGAAGCCAGATCATTGTGCGCAGTTATACCCTTAGATACATATAAAACAATTGAGAAAACTGCGAAGGCATTCCCTCACTTTATTCTCCCACTTCCAAAGGAGGGACAAGGTGCCGAAATCCATTTCTTGCAATGGACTTTCCCAGCTGAGAATACCGTCGCTGTGCTATTCACACATCTTGCGGAATATAAATTGAGAGGCGAATACAGTCAACCACATACTACAATCACACATCATTTAGAGTTGGAGAAAGATAAAGGCTTGGTGTTGTTACAGGGTCAGGTCGTTGAAGGAAGAGGTGTGAGCGTCGACGAAGCAAAATGGCTGGTTATGTGTTTACAAAAGTTCTATGGTCCGGTTGGGGAAAAGAGTGATAGACGTCGGTTATTAGAGATGTTTGGAAGAGGCGATCCAGCTTTCAAATTAGAGGATTTGGTCGAGGAGGCCGAAAAGATTATATAG